The genomic DNA AATTCGTTGCTTTGGCATCGGAAAAATAAATGACATACAGTCGCCCGTTGTCATAATACTGACGGTTTTCCCACAGCACGCCGTCTCCATCCTTCGTAATGACACGCGCATAAGGTACCTTCGATTTCGGGAAGGATTTTCGATCTACAACGATTTCTCCCGTCTCCTTGGCGGTTTGCACCAACTGTTGGAGAAGGTCGTCCGCATTCAACGGAACCGGCTGTGAAGCCGTATGCACTTCCATATAATACGCACTATTCTCGTCCATGAATGTAGAGATACTCTCATCCCCGCCACCCTGACCGATGACCAGTCCTGTCGGATAGTTCATGGACCAATCGTAGTAGCTGTTCCCGATCTGCGTCTTGCCCTCATCATTATCAATGCTCGGCGTCTCTTCCGCTACCTTGCCTGCGTCTTCTTGCGCCTCCATCCGAATGATAATTCCCGCACCATTCTTCTCCAGCTTGCCTCCGAGACCCTCTGCTACTTGCCGCAACGGAACCATCAAGATGCCTGACGACATTTCCGGCGGAGCCGGAAGTGTCACCTTGTGACCTCTCACCCAGGCAGTGCGGCTTCCGATGGTCAGCGATACGACGTGAGCGCCGCTGCTAATTTTGACCACATTATCTTCAGCCAGCCGAATTTTGCTGTTAAATGCTTTTTTGAACACACCAGCCGGAACCATCAGTGCACCGCTTTTCGAATAGGGTTTTGCAATATTGGCATTCTGACCGTTCACGATGGCTGTGTTGCTGCCGCCTTGCAGGCGTAGCTCCAAGATCGTTTTATCACTGACCGCCGCAACTGCCGGCAAAGCAGATAGCAGAACGGACAACGCAACAGCGCCAGCTCCCAGCTTATGCATCATTTTTCTTTGAATATGCTTCACAATAATCTCCCTCTAGCTATATTTGATATCATAACGCTCCGTTTTCAATTACTTTCCTGTAACGGTCGCCTGTTGGACTGACTCAGATGCTTCCTTGGAAGGCGCTACATTGCCATCACCAGTTGACTCATCCGAGTCCCCGGAATCCTCTCCGCCCTGAATAGATTCATAGATTTCGCCATTATCCTGTGACAGTACCAACTTGCGTTTTACAATATCGCCGTCCGTCTGCATGAGCAAGCTCACCGTCTGACCCGGCTGATAGCTTTTAAGCAACTCGTTGATGTCGATAGTGGAAGCCACACGCTTGCCGTTTATGCTATACAACTCGTCGCCTTCCTTGATTTTGGCCTGAACAGCACTAGCCGAAGTAATTTTTGTGACTTTCAAAGGGTCCTCCGTAGGCAGCCCCACGATCGCCGACCAGCTCTCTTCCAATCCTAGACCAAGACTCGCACGCCGAACCTCACCATACTTGAAAAATTGAGCAATCACATACTTCACCGTATCTGAAGGAATCGAAAAGCCCATATTTTCAATACCGACAGCCGAAAATTTCATTGTATTGATCCCGATTACCTCGCCCTTGAGGTTTACAAGCGGACCGCCGCTGTTACCAGGATTGATTGCGGTATCGCTTTGGATGAGACGATAGGCAGCGTTGACGCCACGGTTCAATCCGCTGACGACACCCGAAGTTGCCGAATTACGCAGGGAAAAAGAGATAGGCGTTCCGATAGCCACTACCTGCTCTCCCACCTGAAGGTTATTCGGTGAGCCTGCTAGGGTAGCAGGCTTGAGGCCGCTTGCTTTGATTTTAACCAATGCCAAGTCACTGACCGGATCGCTGTAGCTATCTGTAATACCGTAAGATTTACCATCCGATGTCACGACCACAGCATCATTTAATCCTTCAATGACATGGGCATTCGTGACAATCCATCCATCCGCCCGAATGATGACCCCTGTGCCGTGAGCAAGGTTGTAGCGATCCCCGCCTGATACGGCTTGTCCCGTTGCTGAGCGGCCGATAATGCCTACCACAGAGGGAGATACGTTTTTAACCACCTGCGGCACACGATCGGTCGATAACGTATATGTACCATTTGCGCTGTTATACGCGCCGCTGGTTCCTAATGCTTTATTCACATCGCCTACATTCACATAGACTCCGCCGTTAATGATCTTTGCCTTCAAAGCGGTTCCGCTGCTGGCTGCACCTGCTGTTCCAGATACACACAAAGCGCTACCCAAAGCCAGTATGACCGCCCTTTTCCCCATCTTACGCATATGTTCACCTTTTCCTCTCTAACATGACCCTGTTCTATCAGTTAGTCCAAATCTACCATAGAGGAGACACGCATACAATCGCTTTAAGCCCTATCTTTTTCTAAAAAAGCTATAATTGCCGCTTACATGACCCCTCATGTCATTTATACTATAAAATTACCAAATCCTTATATCAAGAAAATAAGCAAAAACGATAAATAATCGTTATAGCGTTTGGGTCATTCCTTCATTTACGGGCACTTCCAACTATGATACCATCACATTATATCTTAGTTCTATTGTCGGAAATAAAAGTATAATCTTGAATCCCTGCAAACAATGCTTATGAAGGAGGCAAATGGATGGCTTACGAACCAATCTGGACCGCTCATCCCGATAAACTGAACAAATTTGAATTTGCCAAGCTGGAAAAGGACGGTCTCGACGTCATACGCACCATTATCGAAAACTATGCGAGCGAAGGCTTCGATTCGATCTCTGCGGACGATATGGACCGTTTCAAATGGGCTGGTGTCTATCAGCAAAAGCCCAAGGATGGTCATTTCATGATGCGTGTCCGCATCAACACAGGTATCATGACATCAGCGCAGGCACATGCATTGGCGGACATAGCCACGCTGTACGGACGCGGCCTCGTTGATGTCACCACCCGTCAGGCTATTCAGTTTCACTGGCTGACGGTTCAAGACTTACCTGATATTTTCAAGCGGCTGGAAAAAGTCGATTTGTACTCTTTTGAGGCTTGCGGCGACTGCCCGCGTACGATTGTTGGCAATCCACTCGCCGGCATTGATCCGAATGAATTGGTCGACACCAAGGACATTGTGGATGAAGTCAACCGTTTTTTTCTATTAAATAGGGACTTCTCCAATCTGCCGCGCAAATACAAAATGTCCATCTCCGGTAATACGTACAATAACGCGCAGGCTGAAATTAACGATTTGTCCTTTACGCCAGCTACTAAAGTCATCGACGGGGAAGAAATCATCGGCTTTCATGTGATGGTCGGTGGAGGTTTATCCGCCAAGCCACATTTGGCGCAATCGCTGGACCTGTTTGTCCGTCCTGATGAAGTTTTGAAGGTTGCCATTGCAGTCACTACCATTTTCCGGGATTACGGCTATCGGGAAAAACGACATCATGCCCGCCTGAAGTTCCTCATCGCCGATTGGGGCCCGGAAAAGTTTTTAGCCAAGCTCACCGAGTATATCGGCGAAATGCCCAGCCGGGGCGAGGATAAAACGATCGGCTGGCAAGCAGCCTACTTTGACGGTGTGCATCCACAAGCGCAACAGGGTCTAAACTATGTCGGTCTAAACGTGCCAGTCGGCCGTCTGGCTGCTGACGAGCTGCATGAGCTGGCTGAGCTGGCTGACCGCTATGGTGATGGACAGATTCGTACCACCATGTCACAAAATATTTTGCTGAGCGGCGTGCCGGACGACCAGGTGAATGAATTACTACAGGCTCCTGTGCTGCAACGCCTGACGCCACAGCCCAAGCATTTTATGAGCCGTACAGTTTCATGTACCGGGAATGAATTCTGCAATCTGGCGATTGTGGAGACTAAAAAGCGGGCGGTTGACGTTGCCGAGTATTTGGATCA from Paenibacillus sp. FSL R10-2782 includes the following:
- a CDS encoding trypsin-like peptidase domain-containing protein; this encodes MRKMGKRAVILALGSALCVSGTAGAASSGTALKAKIINGGVYVNVGDVNKALGTSGAYNSANGTYTLSTDRVPQVVKNVSPSVVGIIGRSATGQAVSGGDRYNLAHGTGVIIRADGWIVTNAHVIEGLNDAVVVTSDGKSYGITDSYSDPVSDLALVKIKASGLKPATLAGSPNNLQVGEQVVAIGTPISFSLRNSATSGVVSGLNRGVNAAYRLIQSDTAINPGNSGGPLVNLKGEVIGINTMKFSAVGIENMGFSIPSDTVKYVIAQFFKYGEVRRASLGLGLEESWSAIVGLPTEDPLKVTKITSASAVQAKIKEGDELYSINGKRVASTIDINELLKSYQPGQTVSLLMQTDGDIVKRKLVLSQDNGEIYESIQGGEDSGDSDESTGDGNVAPSKEASESVQQATVTGK
- a CDS encoding nitrite/sulfite reductase, producing the protein MAYEPIWTAHPDKLNKFEFAKLEKDGLDVIRTIIENYASEGFDSISADDMDRFKWAGVYQQKPKDGHFMMRVRINTGIMTSAQAHALADIATLYGRGLVDVTTRQAIQFHWLTVQDLPDIFKRLEKVDLYSFEACGDCPRTIVGNPLAGIDPNELVDTKDIVDEVNRFFLLNRDFSNLPRKYKMSISGNTYNNAQAEINDLSFTPATKVIDGEEIIGFHVMVGGGLSAKPHLAQSLDLFVRPDEVLKVAIAVTTIFRDYGYREKRHHARLKFLIADWGPEKFLAKLTEYIGEMPSRGEDKTIGWQAAYFDGVHPQAQQGLNYVGLNVPVGRLAADELHELAELADRYGDGQIRTTMSQNILLSGVPDDQVNELLQAPVLQRLTPQPKHFMSRTVSCTGNEFCNLAIVETKKRAVDVAEYLDQHIELDEKVRIHFIGCPNSCGHKHIADIGLQGSLIKTPEGMVDAFDIAVGGTLGPGAQFNKALKGRVRGDQVGPVLAELILFYKENRNAGETFYAYVQRVGIPTFQEKLSAILQSSTVAS